A single region of the Vicia villosa cultivar HV-30 ecotype Madison, WI linkage group LG4, Vvil1.0, whole genome shotgun sequence genome encodes:
- the LOC131597788 gene encoding uncharacterized protein LOC131597788: MIVLSYNIRGGGSRAKRKRVGLLIQKEDADVCFIQETKLSGINLCYVKEMWGSGEVEWSHSDASGASDGILIMWKKDFFSLLFSFRGEGFLGLCVELHKKKIYLINIYASCDTSVRRRTWQKILDFKNSNLPGSWCLGGDFNSISHLEERIGVANRSYRNEINYFKGFIDDMDLVDVPTIGGKFTWFNSNGKAMSRIDRFLLSPCFIDDWNVEGQIIGSRDLSDHAPIWIKDNRKNWGPKSFKFNKLWLKHSDFTAFVEDEWNLL, from the coding sequence ATGATAGTGTTGTCTTATAATATTAGAGGTGGTGGCAGCAGGGCCAAGAGGAAAAGGGTTGGATTATTGATTCAAAAAGAGGATGCTGATGTATGTTTCATTCAGGAAACCAAATTAAGTGGGATTAATCTGTGTTACGTTAAGGAGATGTGGGGAAGTGGGGAGGTAGAATGGTCTCACTCAGATGCTAGCGGCGCATCGGACGGTATTCTTATCATGTGGAAGAAGGATTTCTTTTCTCTGCTTTTCAGTTTTAGGGGTGAAGGTTTTCTGGGCTTATGTGTGGAGCTGCACAAGAAGAAGATTTATCTGATTAATATTTACGCTTCTTGCGACACCTCAGTAAGAAGGAGAACATGGCAGAAAATCTTAGACTTCAAAAACTCCAACCTTCCGGGTTCTTGGTGTCTAGGCGGGGATTTTAACTCCATCTCCCATTTGGAGGAAAGAATAGGTGTTGCTAACAGAAGTTATCGTAACGAGATCAATTACTTCAAGGGTTTTATCGATGATATGGACTTGGTGGATGTTCCAACTATCGGAGGCAAATTCACATGGTTCAACAGCAACGGTAAGGCTATGAGTAGAATCGACAGATTCTTGTTGTCTCCTTGTTTCATAGATGATTGGAACGTGGAAGGACAAATCATTGGTAGTAGGGATTTATCTGATCACGCTCCGATTTGGATAAAAGATAATAGGAAAAATTGGGGTCCAAAGTCGTTTAAATTTAACAAACTATGGCTGAAACACAGTGACTTTACCGCGTTTGTGGAAGATGAGTGGAAtcttttgtaa